The nucleotide sequence GATGATCATTAATGTTTTCTTCTGGGATTGTAGATATAGAAGAGGTGGAAGCTATAGCTAGAGGAGACGGGCTGTGGTTTCTGTGTGccttttctatatatatgtcTTCTTTAATTTGCGCTAGAGTTTGCAATATTATAAACCAGGGCTTCATCAATTTAGGGTTATTTCAGAGTTTGTGGACCTATTGATGTACTATTAGTTTACTTGTTTGTGGTTATATAAAGGATGATAATATATATTTACGTGTGAGGTGTGCTTTTTCTATGAAAGGTTTTAGCTGCACTTAAGTTCTGCTACTTTTCGATTCACTTTCTTATTGTTGAAGGAATCCAGACATCTggtacttttcaatttttttaacatttgtTCTACAGCTTCCACCCAAAATTTAGATCTAACTGCCACGTTTCTTCCACAAACAACTGTCCACTATTCGTAGTTAGATTGTCACCCAAAGTATGGATAAATAAACCTGTAGTAGctaaataaacaaacaatattgGCTAAAAGGAATATCTGTGATTATATGCTATATAGTTCACACGTATATGGTTTCTTTGCAAAAATTGTAAACGGATGGGTGTATGATATAGAAGCAACAAGTTAATCATAAATTAAATTAGCTAGGAATTTCAACCAATTGTGCAGACcaaaatagtatataaattaGTAATGAATTGAACTAATTAATATACGGTAATGCTTACAAGTAATGGAATGAGCTCATCCTCAAGTTgggaatgcaagtattatccttgGTAGGTATGGTCTATATATGTGAAAGGAAGAGGAGGGGTGGGGGAGTAATATATCTGGCTAGGGTTATCATTGGGTCAGATATGGCCTTTTGCTATAGGCGCCCTCAATGGAAGTTTTTGATGAACCCGATCTCTGTGTAACATATTAACTTATTGTCcgtttatatataataatacgTAAAATGGTAACACTATGTGATCATGTTTTGAATACAAAAATTCTTGACTCAATGGGACCCTGGTGAAAAAGACCCAAAAATGCTATCTCATGCAATAACGTCGAAGTAGTTGCATCGTAGTCAATTCAGTTCAATATCTTAGTGACCTTCGGTTCGATCCACCAGAAGACAAAAAATTATGTAAGAAAGAGAAGCTATCTATTAGATGGTGTACACCATTCTGCAATGTGGTAGGGCGCGCCTTACTTTGTGTACATGCACTGTTAATGTGTGTCAATGTGTCATTTTTTTTCCTGAAAAACTTAAGGCATGTGTACTTACTACGAGAAGAAACTTACATATTAGGGCGCGTCCTaaggaaataaataaattttaagatgataaaaaaaaagagttgatcAGCTGAGTGGTATTTAATATATAACAATGATACACGTGTTGCCAAAACCTTGATCCGGTGTTCCCTGCAAGTTGCCATGGAtcgtatgtatgtatgtacacAGAATGAAATTAGGGCTTTTTAATGGATCTGTACATAACATACATTATGAGGTATCTGATATGATTGAAGGTGTGTGCATACAGAAAGTGAGCAGGGTGCCTTTCAGTTTCGGCAATACTTGGATTCGATAGATCATCACCATTTAATAAACATTATACATCTTGCTTCGACGACACATAACAATGAGAATCGTAGGGCCTGACCAGAAACGGAAAAGTATTAATGTTTGACAAACAACCGGAATACATGTTGGAATCCCAAAAGAAAACAATGGGGTTAAAATATGATTACTCCATTATAACTAATATTcaaattttttgtaataaaacccCACATCTTATAAATTGGGCATGGGGTAAAGTTAGAGATAGTAtcggtgtcgttagagtggggTTCCCCAAGCCCGTTGATCTAAAAAAATTCAACCTGATATCCGAGCAATGTTCGAGCACATGCAAGCCAACGAGCTTAACAAAGAGCTAacctttgagttttaattgtcAATGTGTGGATCTTCACACGTGAGGAAGGTTTAAACATGATTACTCATTCTAACTAATACTGAGacattttgtaataaaacctcacacctgatgAATTAAATAAGTGGTAAAGTTGAAAACAATATCAGTGTCGTTAGAATGAGACCTCCGACCTCGTCGAtccaaaaaatttcaacaatacaTGCACTCACTACTCACAGCTGTGTGTTTAATTTCTGCCACATGCTTTCTTTGCCGTATGTATGTGCTTTGCAGTCGGTGATCATCAGAAGAAGGCAAGGCAGATTGTAAGCAGAGCTAGATaggtcaacttttttttttttttttggtggtgcAGATTTGTTACGTGCAATTTGCAATCTGAGAGGCCAACAGTACGTAGCTAGTGTTCTTACTTGGATTTGATTGAGTGATATATTGCGATCGATTGGATATATCAAACAAGACCTGCAGGTCTACCAAAATTCCTTGCCCTGTAGTCTATAGCTACATGAGGCTAGGCCTACCACGTCACGTCGTATAACACTAGTCACTTGTGTGTTTACTTTTGCATGAACTATCACGTATTGTGGTGGAAGAAGATCGACCCCTTTACTACACAGGAGAGGTGGAAAGGGATTCAAAGCATGGCGGTGGAAGGGGAAGAAGAAATCTGTTTGATCATGAGGTGCCTTTCCGAATCAACGTATCCAGGGTttcggacaaggattgtctgtccTTCCATTTTCGGTATCCTTCTGTTTTGTATGATTACGATTAAGttatatcaatattttatattatttttttatagaaataataagataaaaataaataataatataaaatattaatgtggcttaaccgtgactacaTAAATAGGAGGGCATCGGAAATGGAAGGGTAGACAGGGATGATTGTTGGGGGACACTATACAAGCTCGACGTGCCGCGTTAAGATTGGCTGATGTTGATCAGATCATGGCCTACACTCTGCAGTAATCTGCATTTACATGCTCCCACGAGTGGATTAGGTGAAGAGTGAGAGAAGAGAACAGTCACCTTGATGGGATTGTTCTTACATGTCCACCCCACGTATGTGATTTGAAGCTGAAGGTTTCATGTAAATAATTAATTCGGAAATTGACGTGAAAGGAGCGGCGACAAAATACACCCATGAGGTTTCTGGTTGTATTTTAagaagagattttttagtgtgattaATATACGAGATGATACATTACGTATTACTAAACAAATTGTAAGATATGTATGCtgaaaagttaataacttgTGTTTCtctcacaactaaaaatttatttttaagaagGATTATgattctctcctctcctctttccATCAATTTCTATATCCTTCTCTTACATTCTcttttttgtctttctctttctataaaaaattaatgtcAGATGTTGATATGACTTAACTGTGATcattcaaataggaggggagggaaatggagagaaaaaaagaggggagaTAATTTTACTCCTTTTAGGAAACACAACCTTTATTATTTGGCAAAACTattgaaaatagcttaaaaactttgagttttaacgaaaataacaaaataaagggtaaagtgaataatatcataattgattttttagtgtaaaaatgtgattttcgcTAAAGTGGACAataccggaagcttttcgttaaaattccctaattATTTTTACATTACAACATGAAATATTACAGCTTTGATTTTGGCATGAAGTTTATAACCTAAAGTAAGCTAACTTTAGTGATTTAACTTGGACGATCAGAGATGTTGAGTTATCTTGTGTTAGAACAAATTTTAGTTGAGTTGTCGCCTAAAAGCCTTCTAGAAGTGAGCCCGCTTGCAACATCAGTAATTAACGGATGTTCGTATAGTTAGATGTAAGTGTGATTTGAATTGTTATTATTTTCAACCCCAAACCTAAAAATGTATTTTGCAATTGACTATTTATTTTCTCGGTTAGTATTTGATATGATTAAAATCCACTTGACCACGCTCGAGTCTTAAAACAATATGAGCCTCGTGTTAAAGCTATATAATTGTATAAGAAATTAACGAAAAAGTCCATCAAGCTAGGTCTCCGAGGGCGTGAGGTCATCTCCAATTAAAAGgactaaggtcatctccaaccgaaatgtCCAGAGGGTCAGATGGTAAAAAATAtcccgaaaaccgtctccaaccgagagctaAGCTAAAGGGCTCATAGGCCCCACTAAACAAAAAAGGGTCAACCGGCTGGCTTAACCCAACCAGCTAGCCAGCCCTAGGCTGGGCCAGAAATTTCAATGCAATGGcttgctgacgtcagctagccattatgtttgaattttttttttacagttttttttttttttgggccacagtttttttttaaatatatttaattataggCCCAAAGTTGATTTGTTCAAAGCTGTGTGTTGGAAGGTGGCTTTTATAAGCATGTTTGGTTACTCAACTCTCTCCCACAGCCGATATGGGACTCTCCCACgcactttcaatttttttttttttttatacttccTCTCGCACAGCCAATGTGGGACTCTCCCTCCCAcccacttcctttttttttattttttatttttatactctaaataaaacctctcacatttgacttgaaatatataagttgtattttttaaattttacttgtagttattaaatttaagttgtagttttcaaatttaaataataaattatgtttagccctttgaccctcggttggagatggttttttgtgacatggctaaaacgagccttatggccctttggcccttggtTGGGGATGGTAAAAAATATGACTAtgcattgttcattaaaatattaattttttgaaggGCCAGATGGCTCaatttcttggagggccagTGGGCTAAAATGAGTCATCTggccagccttcggttggagatggcctaaataTAGCCTTGTCCAaaattagagcatctccaaccgaagaaaCTAAACATGATCCCCTCaatatttattagttttaagtttattctttaaatttattggttagttaattaaactacAGTTTGATGTTTTTAAATCTAGCCActgaatttgaatcaattattgcGATTGAGGAGTTGACCCCCAAGAAAGGGCTAAGCTGATGGCTACATTTGACCAACCTAATGCCCATTTGGCcaaataatggtttggttaGCTGCATATAATTATAGCTCAATCATTGATTGAAGATGAGTTTTTGGGCAAATCATGCCAGTTTTTTGCTTTTAAACCTTTAGCCTTCTCCATTGGAGATGACCTGAGTTTGCATGCTTTTTTCTACCATGAAAGCTGATCCAACATTCACTTTCCTTTTAGTTCAACCTAGCCTAATCTTCAACCTTTGCGCACAATACATAAATTTGTTATAGGGCGGATATGTGGCActattttttttacacaatgtTTTACATGTTTTGTGGGACCCACTCTGTAATGTACTTTAACAATCCataccatcttttttttttggacattattcatagatcatccttacaaaaaattagaaaaattcaaaactattaaggcattcatttgtagtgaagaaaatagacGAATACTGTTCTACAAAGAAACCCATAATTCTTAACTCAACAGTCATATAGTTTCAGATTTGAGTGATTTTTGGCAGACATGATAATACCTAAAAGATTGACCGTTCAGATAattgaaatacattacgaagTGAACCCTACAAAAATGATGTAAAAAACTTCTAAAAAAAAAGTGGTGCCATGAATACTTCCCCTTTGTTATAATTCAAAACTTATATGATAAACGTCAAATTAATCATGTGTCGGTTAGAAATTATCATGAACATTTGAAAGTAACCAATTATTTAGTCTGAATGAATCTTAGAAATCACGTATCTTACTGGACatcgtttttcaattttttcttttgttggatgTTTTTCAAAGCAGACTcactcataaaaaaataaaaatcaaatcaaatttgaaatttgaaatggtAAACGTTGGATTATTGCTGGTGAAATTAACGTGGATTTGTGGCTGATACAGTCGTAAGAGACTAGAAGAGCTGACCTTTCTTCCTAGAAACTATATCTCAAGATATATGGtgttccaacaaaaaaaaaattatatggtgttgaatccaaataaattaaatatatttccACAAGAATTTGGGTGTGTATATATTCTGTAATAACAATTGGACCCTTTCTCTAtccaattttaaataaaagaaacaaaattacagATCTATCGGGTTGAATCTAAATAGTAAATGGAGCAATATCATGTTATAAGCAACTcaaatcaggaaaaaaaaaaatttaatttttgagaGGAGATTCAAATTTGAATGTAAGAGCAAAATTTCCGTATATTATTGATACGTTATCATGATATTCTAAATAAATAACACGAGATGATATGATTGCATCACACATTTAACTAAAACACCATTACATTATTACTTTCATTTCACGTTCGTCATTCTTGAATGCAAAAGAACAAACACCTGtcggcctaattttgaataataTTTGGTTACTCAAATGATAAATGTGAGTTTCTACTTAAAATCGTTCGTTACCAATTTATAAAATTTCGTGTTTATAATTAGaattgttcatattataaataacTTTATGAAAATCATCTTTtgcaaaatcaattaaaactaagattgTTTAGTTATCGAACTGTGTAAGAACAGATAAATAGAATTGGTAAAAGTACTCCAACCGTGCATGTATTTACTACAATAAattgactaaacgatcttatttttaattcattttctgCATAGATGATATTTACAAAGTAATTCATAAAATAAACGGTTCTGATCATAAGCACAAAATttcgtggtttttttttttttcttcatatcttTGGTTGTTGTGACTAAAAGGTAAAAGGGTCGAGAACTTTTATTTGGGACCGGGAATTCTTAATCATAACCACAATTTCGCCAACTAagagtaaaaagaaaaaaccagaATTCCAGCTTGCTTTGGGTTGCTGGCTGTCTTCAACCTCCATTTTGCTATATTTCTCGCGAAATCTAACAAAACCCGTTCACCACATAACTCACAGACACACATACATCCACTGCCATCGCCATGATTCTTCATTATTTATAACCAAGTTTCCCAAAACCCATCATCCCAGAACTCCCTCAGATTCCTTCCAAATCGAAAGTAAAAGACAAACCCAAGAGCAAAAACACGACAAAAATTCGCTCCTTTTTTTGCAGTATTTGAATTTTGGAGAGGAGATGGGGGCGTACAGAGCCGACGACGATTACGATTACTTGTTCAAGGTGGTGTTGATCGGCGACTCGGGCGTCGGAAAATCGAACCTTTTGGCGCGGTTCACGAAGAACGAGTTCAGCCTCGAATCCAAGTCCACCATTGGCGTCGAGTTCGCCACCAGAAGCATTCGGGTCGATGATAAGGTCGTCAAGGCCCAGATTTGGGACACCGCCGGCCAGGAAAGGTTTGGATCCGCATTCTCTGTTTCTTTAAAAATCTGGGGTTTTCTTAATTAGATCTGGGAATTCgcattttgatttattttctgggttttcttgATTTCCTTGATTTCCTTTGAAAGTTGGGGTTGTTTTGCTCATATGGTATTGCACGGATTAGATTATCTTGTTTCTGGATAGGAAAAAGGTTTGTTTTTATGGgtctgtttgtttgattggtatTGTTTGGTTGCTGCGAATGCTGAGGAAGATATCATGAAATTGCTAATAAAAACATTGGAGCTTTTTTTTCTCATTGTTTCAGCCATGGGAGAAGGGTAACTTTTTAGTTAGCTGAGCTGAATCTTACTGGGTTTGTATTTGTTTTCGGAATCCATTTCGAACAATCTTCGTTAAGTATGAACACTAGCAGATTATCTTCTGGTTGGTCGACCCCGAATAGACTGCATTGTTCGTAAATATCCATCTGATTTTGTTCTTCTTATGTAAAAGGTATCGTGCGATCACAAGCGCATACTATCGAGGTGCCGTTGGGGCCTTGCTTGTCTATGACGTTACTCGTCATGTTACGTTTGAAAATGTGGAAAGATGGTTGAAGGAGCTTCGCGATCACACAGATGCCAACATTGTGATCATGCTGGTGGGAAACAAGGGAGATCTGCGTCACCTGCGAGCCGTTTCCACCGATGATGCTAAGGCGTTTGCCGAACGAGAGAACACCTTTTTCATGGAAACTTCTGCCCTCGAGTCCATGAATGTCGAAAATGCTTTCACCGAAGTGCTGACCCAAATCCATCGTGTTGTGAGCAGGAAGGACCTTGACATCGGGGATGACCCAGCAGCCTTGCCCAAGGGACAGACGATCAATGTTGGGGGCAAGGACGACGTATCAGCTGTGAAGCAAGACGGGTGTTGTTCTACGTAAAATTTGAAGGAATTGTTCCAAGTGCCTTTCGGAGTTCTATCGGGCGAGGTCATGTCTAATTGTCCATGCAGATGTTGGCCTGACTCCATGAAATTGCTTTTCTCGACAGGATGCTAACTCTTTGAACATTATGCTTTAGATGCTCGTAAGCTTGTCCATGTTACCCAAAAATTTAGGATGTTAAGATCATgttgtttttttcctttgattcgATTTGAACGACTTGCTTCCCGTTGTGTACTATTGTTCTTTCTTGGTTGagttttatataaaattcat is from Malus sylvestris chromosome 5, drMalSylv7.2, whole genome shotgun sequence and encodes:
- the LOC126622263 gene encoding ras-related protein RABA1f-like codes for the protein MGAYRADDDYDYLFKVVLIGDSGVGKSNLLARFTKNEFSLESKSTIGVEFATRSIRVDDKVVKAQIWDTAGQERYRAITSAYYRGAVGALLVYDVTRHVTFENVERWLKELRDHTDANIVIMLVGNKGDLRHLRAVSTDDAKAFAERENTFFMETSALESMNVENAFTEVLTQIHRVVSRKDLDIGDDPAALPKGQTINVGGKDDVSAVKQDGCCST